One region of Flavobacterium pisciphilum genomic DNA includes:
- a CDS encoding heavy-metal-associated domain-containing protein: protein MNSIKNLLMVMTLLLSVTFASAQIKNKTTETVKISGNCAMCKKVIETAANVNKEAKATWNETTQIATITYDTKKTNLDTILKRVANAGYDNEKFKAPNAVYDELHGCCQYDREANSKKTE from the coding sequence ATGAACTCAATAAAAAATTTATTGATGGTAATGACGCTATTACTATCAGTTACTTTCGCCAGCGCGCAAATAAAAAATAAGACTACTGAAACTGTAAAAATTAGTGGTAACTGTGCTATGTGTAAAAAAGTTATCGAGACTGCAGCAAACGTTAATAAAGAAGCTAAAGCAACTTGGAACGAAACTACACAAATAGCTACTATTACTTACGATACTAAGAAAACCAATCTTGATACTATACTTAAACGTGTGGCAAATGCAGGATATGATAATGAAAAATTTAAGGCTCCAAATGCTGTTTATGATGAATTGCATGGATGTTGCCAATATGATAGAGAAGCAAACAGTAAAAAAACTGAGTAA
- a CDS encoding TlpA family protein disulfide reductase → MFKIKNIITLFSLIATVSIASAQIKVGDSFPDVQLQNNKNATVKLNSFKGKTVLVDFWASWCAPCRMANKKLVKMYDQYKGQNFEIVGISIDIDKSKWLKAIEKDKMKHQQLIDPKGFDAKTAVTFGVDALPATYLFDASGKLIAINPTEAQIIAQIKKNKK, encoded by the coding sequence ATGTTCAAAATAAAAAACATAATCACGTTATTCTCCCTTATAGCAACTGTTTCAATAGCAAGCGCTCAAATAAAAGTAGGAGATAGTTTTCCAGACGTACAACTTCAAAACAACAAGAATGCTACAGTTAAACTAAACTCCTTTAAAGGAAAAACAGTTTTAGTAGATTTTTGGGCATCATGGTGTGCTCCTTGCCGAATGGCAAATAAAAAGTTAGTAAAAATGTATGATCAATATAAAGGTCAGAATTTTGAAATCGTCGGAATATCAATAGACATCGATAAATCGAAATGGCTAAAAGCTATCGAAAAAGATAAAATGAAACACCAGCAATTAATTGACCCAAAAGGTTTTGATGCCAAAACGGCTGTTACTTTTGGAGTTGACGCCTTGCCTGCAACCTATCTTTTTGATGCATCAGGAAAACTGATTGCCATAAACCCAACTGAAGCACAAATTATTGCTCAAATCAAAAAAAATAAAAAATAA
- a CDS encoding heavy-metal-associated domain-containing protein codes for MKTLHIKFLATALVLLLTGAKSYSQITKAEIMATGLTCSMCSNAINKQLKSYTEVDSIGTDLNTNTFTVYFKKDNSLEPKVLRKAVEKAGFFVGSMVLTAKFHTPTIEENTTLKVDDATYTFIDIKKPVAHEETKFRVLDKGFVTQKEYKKLVKSYSKYPGYATENENDYYLKTL; via the coding sequence ATGAAAACCTTACATATAAAATTCTTAGCTACAGCACTTGTATTATTATTAACTGGTGCAAAATCATATTCTCAAATCACTAAAGCCGAAATAATGGCAACTGGATTAACTTGTTCTATGTGCTCTAATGCAATAAACAAACAGTTAAAATCATATACCGAAGTAGATAGTATTGGAACAGATTTAAATACAAATACATTTACTGTTTACTTTAAAAAAGACAATTCATTAGAGCCTAAAGTTTTAAGAAAGGCAGTTGAAAAAGCAGGTTTCTTTGTAGGCTCAATGGTCTTAACTGCAAAGTTTCATACACCAACAATTGAAGAAAATACAACTCTAAAAGTTGATGATGCTACTTATACTTTTATCGATATTAAAAAACCAGTAGCTCATGAAGAAACAAAATTCAGAGTTCTAGATAAAGGGTTTGTAACTCAAAAAGAATACAAGAAACTAGTAAAATCATATTCAAAATACCCTGGTTATGCTACAGAAAATGAAAATGATTATTATTTAAAAACACTATAA
- a CDS encoding TlpA family protein disulfide reductase, producing MNSIKNVLIAIPLLLSITFVNAQIKKGDSFPNIQLQNNKNKITKLNSYTGKTVLVDFWASWCPYCRIANKDLVKLYDKYKNQNFEIVGISVDIDKGKWLQAIEKDKLKNPQLIDPKGFDAKSVAIFGVKGIPSTYLFNSSGKLIAINPTEAQIIAQIKKEISFSLKNTI from the coding sequence ATGAATTCAATAAAAAATGTATTGATAGCAATACCCTTATTACTATCTATCACTTTCGTTAATGCACAAATTAAGAAAGGGGACTCTTTCCCTAATATCCAATTGCAGAATAACAAGAATAAAATAACCAAACTAAATTCTTATACGGGAAAAACAGTTTTAGTAGACTTTTGGGCATCTTGGTGTCCGTATTGCCGAATAGCCAACAAAGATTTGGTGAAACTATATGACAAATACAAAAACCAAAATTTTGAGATTGTTGGGATATCTGTAGATATTGATAAAGGAAAATGGTTGCAAGCCATTGAAAAAGACAAACTTAAAAACCCCCAATTAATTGACCCAAAAGGATTTGATGCTAAATCTGTAGCAATTTTTGGAGTAAAAGGGATACCAAGCACCTATCTTTTTAATAGTTCCGGAAAATTAATTGCAATCAATCCAACGGAAGCACAAATTATTGCTCAAATCAAAAAAGAAATAAGTTTTTCGTTAAAAAATACTATCTAA
- a CDS encoding protein-disulfide reductase DsbD family protein, producing the protein MKKILYILFLVFAFVKVQAQIINPVKWEASIEKKSNSEFVLSFKGAIESGWHVYSQFTPEDGPLPAEFLYHDNKNNYELIGKATESETKREFNEIFGVDEIFFSDKVVFTQLIKQTNLEKETIQVELSYQVCKENCISETKYFEFNLKTLTAKEIQAADIVNEKTTKTAVNTTIEKQPKSDKADSSLYMIFFIAFLSGFAALLTPCVFPMIPMTVSFFTKQSKTKAKGIKNAIIYGVSIILIYVFLGTVITLVFGADALNALSTNVWFNVIFFILLVVFAVSFLGAFEIMLPNSWANKVDRQADKGGIIGIVFMALALAIVSFSCTGPIIGTLLVEAASKGGIAPIVGMLGFSFALALPFMLFAMFPGWLNTLPKSGGWLNTVKVFLGFIELALAFKFLSNADLVLQLHWFERELFLAIWIAIFGTLAFYLFGKITLPHDSPASSISVGRLSIGLVVLVFTIYLIPGLWGAPLKLISGFPPPMTYSESPYGVGGSNKGSATAIALPDGAHKGPHDIIAFTDYEKGLAYAKSVNKPILLDFTGFACVNCRKMEDYVWSDPRILSILNNEVVLISLYVDDKRELPIEEQYISKETGKNIKSIGNKWSDFQITRYKANAQPYYIVLDTNEQSLNKPTGYTPDIAEYEQWLKSGIQGFKK; encoded by the coding sequence ATGAAAAAAATCTTATATATATTATTTCTGGTTTTTGCTTTTGTCAAAGTCCAGGCACAGATTATAAATCCAGTGAAATGGGAAGCTTCTATTGAGAAGAAATCCAACTCTGAATTTGTTCTTTCCTTCAAAGGGGCTATCGAATCAGGTTGGCATGTATACTCCCAATTCACCCCAGAAGACGGTCCCCTTCCGGCCGAATTCCTCTATCATGATAATAAAAACAATTATGAACTTATTGGAAAAGCAACTGAAAGTGAAACAAAAAGAGAGTTTAATGAAATCTTTGGCGTAGATGAAATATTCTTCTCTGATAAAGTGGTTTTTACTCAATTAATCAAACAAACCAATCTAGAAAAAGAAACAATTCAAGTAGAGCTCTCTTATCAAGTATGCAAAGAAAACTGTATTAGCGAAACAAAATACTTTGAGTTTAATCTTAAAACGCTTACTGCCAAAGAAATTCAGGCTGCCGATATAGTCAATGAGAAAACTACAAAAACAGCTGTAAATACTACAATAGAAAAACAACCGAAATCTGACAAAGCTGACTCTAGTTTGTACATGATATTCTTTATTGCATTCTTATCTGGTTTTGCAGCATTGCTTACTCCGTGCGTATTCCCAATGATTCCTATGACAGTAAGTTTCTTTACAAAACAAAGTAAAACCAAAGCCAAAGGAATTAAAAATGCAATTATTTATGGTGTTTCAATCATCTTAATTTATGTATTTCTTGGAACAGTAATTACACTTGTTTTTGGCGCCGATGCACTAAATGCATTATCAACCAATGTGTGGTTTAATGTAATTTTCTTTATTCTATTAGTGGTATTCGCAGTATCCTTTTTAGGTGCTTTCGAAATTATGCTACCTAATTCTTGGGCTAATAAAGTAGACCGTCAAGCTGATAAAGGAGGAATAATAGGAATCGTATTTATGGCATTGGCTCTAGCAATAGTTTCTTTTTCTTGTACTGGACCTATTATCGGGACTTTACTGGTTGAAGCAGCTTCTAAAGGTGGAATTGCGCCAATTGTTGGAATGCTAGGTTTTTCTTTTGCTTTAGCCTTACCATTTATGCTATTTGCCATGTTCCCAGGTTGGTTAAATACATTACCAAAATCTGGCGGGTGGCTAAATACAGTAAAAGTATTTTTAGGTTTTATAGAATTGGCTTTAGCATTTAAATTCTTGTCTAATGCTGATTTAGTATTGCAATTACATTGGTTTGAAAGAGAGTTATTCTTAGCTATTTGGATAGCTATATTCGGTACTTTGGCTTTCTACTTATTCGGAAAAATAACTTTACCACATGATTCCCCTGCGTCTTCAATTTCAGTAGGTCGATTATCTATTGGATTAGTAGTATTGGTATTTACAATATATCTTATTCCTGGTTTATGGGGTGCACCTTTAAAGTTAATTAGTGGTTTCCCACCGCCAATGACTTATAGCGAATCTCCTTATGGTGTAGGAGGTTCAAACAAAGGTTCTGCCACTGCAATAGCTTTACCAGATGGAGCACATAAAGGGCCACATGATATCATAGCATTTACCGATTATGAAAAAGGATTGGCCTATGCCAAAAGCGTAAACAAACCAATTCTCTTAGACTTTACAGGATTTGCATGTGTCAATTGTCGAAAAATGGAGGATTATGTGTGGTCAGATCCACGTATTTTATCAATCTTAAATAATGAAGTTGTTTTAATTTCTTTATATGTTGATGATAAAAGAGAACTCCCTATCGAGGAACAATACATCTCGAAAGAAACAGGGAAAAATATAAAATCGATAGGAAATAAATGGAGTGATTTTCAAATTACCCGTTATAAAGCAAATGCCCAACCCTATTATATCGTATTAGATACTAATGAGCAAAGCTTAAACAAACCTACTGGATACACACCAGACATTGCCGAATATGAGCAATGGTTAAAATCTGGAATTCAAGGGTTTAAAAAATAA
- a CDS encoding response regulator transcription factor — protein MKILIIEDDQRVAELIQRGLDEHGFTPTLAYDGISGKKLALNNQYDLVITDIVLPKLDGLDLCREIRQVKPDLPIIMLTALGTTDDKVEGFDAGADDYLTKPFEMRELLVRIRALLKRSSGAINNTGFILKYDNLEMNLQTKNVKRNHTEINLTPKEFKLLEYMIQNSERVLSRTEIAEKVWDTHFDTGTNFIDVYINYLRKKVDKDFDKKLIHTRSGMGFILKVE, from the coding sequence ATGAAAATTTTAATAATAGAAGACGATCAAAGAGTAGCCGAATTAATCCAAAGAGGGTTAGACGAGCATGGTTTTACACCTACACTTGCTTACGATGGTATCTCTGGAAAAAAGCTAGCCCTTAATAATCAATATGATTTGGTTATTACCGACATTGTTTTACCTAAACTTGACGGTTTGGATTTATGCAGAGAAATACGCCAAGTAAAACCCGATCTGCCAATCATAATGCTAACAGCATTGGGGACAACTGATGATAAAGTAGAAGGTTTTGATGCTGGAGCAGATGATTACCTGACAAAGCCATTTGAAATGAGAGAACTTTTGGTTCGCATAAGAGCACTATTAAAACGAAGTAGTGGTGCAATAAACAATACTGGATTCATTTTAAAATATGACAATCTTGAAATGAATTTACAGACAAAAAATGTAAAAAGAAATCATACAGAAATAAACCTTACTCCCAAAGAATTTAAACTCTTAGAGTATATGATCCAAAATTCAGAACGTGTTTTATCCCGAACAGAAATTGCCGAAAAGGTATGGGATACCCATTTTGATACTGGAACAAACTTTATTGATGTATATATTAATTACCTAAGGAAAAAAGTTGATAAAGATTTTGATAAAAAACTTATTCATACCCGATCTGGAATGGGATTTATTTTGAAAGTAGAATGA